From Nicotiana tabacum cultivar K326 chromosome 22, ASM71507v2, whole genome shotgun sequence, one genomic window encodes:
- the LOC107832421 gene encoding F-box protein At4g02760 codes for MDTLLLRRQSPALAMEIPNPNPKRPCCSATSGLNPKFTTSSNGFSSYIDHDVLLESFLGLSDSSFDISFNRLLGSKASDSEQNDMINRALRLGSALLEAGKRSARARDSMHNAVVWALPSDLTIKVFSLLDTQSLCYAAITCSFFKNCAADPACYANVDLITVVPRVNNAVVATIVHRAGNGFQSLKLGCVPGPLASSSGSSQPMVNFIRKSTDAAGFSWNDKRSRQGKEYSILTRSCLAPLNANNGTPGACLRRLHLYNIERLDNTALNAALSACPSLLDLEIVGLHVELRQTLESISKFCPLIERLFFESSKTGRDDSLKLPTCSDLVSNCPRLSSLALRGFKLHDYKARILVKGFRKLRYIDFSTSYSITGAFLKNLGGSAGGGLLQVLILRDCMHLKEVEVARLLAAVLAGDFGHLKYLDISNREGLVSEGDWYRRCYSPSFIPIARLSEERPDLCVLAEFPLEGSFNDVEQHNNSDVNSEINSSSHLSSLASNSSSFMSTSESSYSSDQGSGSEDSSFMYEENSDEVDQGSI; via the exons ATGGATACTCTTCTTCTCCGCCGCCAGTCGCCGGCGCTGGCGATGGAGATACCGAACCCGAACCCGAAACGTCCATGCTGCTCCGCCACTTCCGGCTTAAACCCTAAATTCACCACCAGTTCCAATGGTTTCAGTTCCTATATCGATCACGACGTGCTCTTGGAATCGTTTCTCGGTCTCTCCGATTCCTCCTTTGACATCTCCTTCAATCGGCTTCTCGGTTCTAAAGCTTCCGATTCGGAACAGAATGATATGATAAACCGCGCACTTCGATTAGGATCTGCGCTTCTCGAAGCTGGCAAACGATCTGCCCGCGCGCGCGATTCCATGCATAACGCCGTCGTTTGGGCTCTTCCCTCCGATCTAACTATAAAA GTGTTTTCATTGCTTGACACCCAAAGTTTATGTTATGCTGCGATCACATGTTCCTTTTTCAAAAATTGTGCCGCAGACCCTGCATGCTATGCTAATGTTGACTTGATCACAGTGGTTCCTAGAGTCAATAATGCTGTTGTGGCAACAATAGTTCACCGTGCTGGAAATGGATTCCA GTCTCTGAAGCTGGGCTGTGTACCTGGCCCACTTGCTTCATCATCGGGGTCTTCTCAACCAATGGTTAATTTTATAAGGAAATCTACAGATGCTGCAGGATTCTCATGGAATGATAAGAGGTCCAGGCAGGGCAAAGAGTATTCTATTCTTACAAGGTCTTGCCTAGCACCTCTGAATGCTAATAATGGAACTCCAGG GGCTTGCTTGAGAAGGTTGCACCTGTACAATATCGAAAGACTGGACAATACTGCACTTAACGCTGCATTGTCAGCCTGCCCATCTTTGCTTGATCTGGAAATTGTTGGCCT TCATGTGGAATTAAGGCAGACACTGGAGTCTATAAGTAAATTTTGTCCCCTGATTGAGCGTCTATTCTTTGAATCGTCAAAAACAG GTCGAGACGACAGTTTGAAACTGCCAACATGCAGTGATCTAGTGAGCAATTGTCCTCGCCTATCTTCATTGGCCCTAAGGGGATTTAAGTTGCATGATTATAAAGCTCGCAtactcgttaag gGATTTCGTAAATTGAGGTACATTGACTTTTCAACATCCTACTCGATTACTGGCGCTTTTCTCAA GAATCTAGGAGGCAGTGCGGGTGGGGGCTTACTCCAGGTATTGATTTTGAGGGATTGCATGCATTTGAAAGAA GTAGAAGTAGCAAGGTTATTAGCAGCAGTGCTTGCAGGGGATTTTGGGCATCTTAAATATCTT GATATATCTAATCGAGAGGGCCTGGTATCTGAAGGTGACTGGTATCGTCGATGTTACAGCCCTAG CTTTATTCCTATAGCGCGATTGTCGGAAGAAAGGCCCGATTTATGTGTTTTAGCAGAGTTTCCTTTGGAAGGCAG CTTTAATGATGTTGAACAACATAACAACAGTGATGTGAATAGCGAAATTAACTCCTCATCACACTTGAGCAGTCTTGCATCTAATAGCTCTTCATTCATGAGTACATCAGAGAGCAGTTATAGTAGTGATCAAGGTAGTGGCAGCGAGGATAGTTCATTCATGTATGAAGAAAACTCAGATGAGGTGGACCAAGGTTCCATCTAA